From the genome of Halictus rubicundus isolate RS-2024b chromosome 2, iyHalRubi1_principal, whole genome shotgun sequence, one region includes:
- the Hacd1 gene encoding 3-hydroxyacyl-CoA dehydratase 1 produces the protein MKSKKSSSVGTLYLKTYNLTLVFGWSYILVKFLQNDFSFTVDESLWQNLKWPLIIFQHAALLEIIHAMMGLVKSNAMLTLFQVSSRIIIVDGVLLAIPYSEASTTGIWMAVLAWSITEIIRYLYYFMNLNNYVPHVLSWLRYTLFIVLYPIGVSGELLCAYAATQYARSHPDALSYTLPNSWNFAFSYLYLLISVMITYIPVFPQLYLHMFAQRRKILGRDSLKKAQ, from the exons ATGAAATCGAAGAAATCCAGTTCTGTCGGAACACTCTATCTGAAAACATATAATCTCACTCTAGTTTTCGG GTGGTCTTACATACTTgtcaaatttttgcaaaatgatTTCTCGTTCACCGTCGATGAGAGTTTATGGCAGAACCTTAAATGGCCTCTTATCATTTTTCAACACGCAGCTTTGTTGGAG aTAATACATGCAATGATGGGATTAGTTAAATCGAATGCTATGCTCACGCTGTTCCAAGTTAGTAGTAGAATTATAATAGTGGATGGTGTATTGTTAGCAATACCGTACAGCGAAGCATCGACCACCGGAATATGGATGGCAGTGTTAGCATGGTCGATAACAGAAATAATAAGATATTTGTATTACTTTATGAATCTCAATAATTATGTACCACATGTGCTCTCATGGTTAAG GTACACattatttattgtattatatccgATCGGTGTATCTGGAGAGTTATTATGTGCATATGCAGCTACCCAATACGCCAGATCGCATCCAGATGCCTTGAGTTACACCCTACCCAACTCTTGGAACTTTGCATTTAGTTACCTCTATTTGCTTATCTCTGTCATGATTACGTACATTCCTG TTTTCCCACAATTATATCTCCACATGTTCGCGCAAAGGCGTAAAATTTTGGGAAGAGACTCGCTCAAAAAAGCTCAGTAG
- the Sirt2 gene encoding sirtuin 2 isoform X3 gives MEMIREYLGQMLLRFFDSPPCDGQSQKKVLRELSIDGIVDYIKENEDIKIVTMAGAGISTSAGIPDFRSPSSGLYHNLKKYNLPYPQAIFEVSYFMENPEPFFTLAKELLPEGFKPTPCHYFIRLLWQKGLLLRHYTQNIDTLERIAGLPPEKLVEAHGTFHTGQCLKCKTTYTLPWMKKKIVEDTVPKCEKCKDGVVKPDVVLFGELLSQRFDHLIEQDFPQADLLIIMGSSLVVQPFASLVDRVRPSCPRLLINKEKVGMQDRLSRFLGLRQGFVFDTKDSHCGRDVAWLGDCDTGCRMLAEKMGWGDELTDLVKREHERLDAENAKKD, from the exons ATGGAAATGATTCGAGAATATTTAGGACAAATGTTGTTAAGGTTTTTCGATTCACCGCCGTGCGATGGACAGTCTCAGAAAAAGGTTCTTCGTGAGCTCAGCATAGATGGGATTGTAGACTATATCAAGGAAAACGAAGACATCAAAATTGTTACAATGGCTGGAGCTGGTATATCCACGT CTGCAGGTATACCTGACTTTCGATCGCCGTCTAGCGGGCTATATCATAACTTGAAGAAGTACAACTTACCTTATCCTCAAGCTATTTTCGAAGTTAGTTATTTTATGGAGAATCCAGAGCCCTTTTTCACGCTTGCAAAAGAATTATTGCCCGAAGGCTTCAAGCCAACCCCGTGTCACTACTTTATACGACTCCTGTGGCAAAAAGGATTACTCTTAAGGCATTACACGCAAAATATCGATACATTAGAAAGAATCGCAGGCTTGCCTCCTGAAAAATTGGTCGAAGCACACGGAACTTTTCATACCGGACAGTGTCTCAAGTGTAAAACAACGTATACTTTGCCATGGATGAAAA AGAAAATTGTCGAAGATACTGTACCAAAGTGTGAGAAATGCAAAGACGGTGTAGTGAAACCCGATGTTGTATTATTCGGGGAATTGTTGTCGCAACGTTTCGATCATCTCATCGAACAGGACTTCCCGCAAGCGGATCTACTGATAATAATGGGATCCAGTTTGGTTGTTCAACCGTTTGCATCGTTGGTAGACAG AGTACGACCTAGCTGTCCACGTTTACTCATTAATAAAGAGAAAGTGGGAATGCAAGATCGTTTGTCACGGTTCCTGGGACTACGGCAGGGATTCGTCTTCGACACGAAAGATTCTCACTGTGGACGCGACGTTGCCTGGTTAGGCGATTGCGATACCGGTTGCAGAATGTTAGCAGAGAAAATGGGTTGGGGG GACGAATTGACAGACCTTGTAAAAAGGGAACACGAACGATTGGACGCTGAAAATGCTAAGAAGGATTAg
- the LOC143365803 gene encoding uncharacterized protein LOC143365803 isoform X1, which produces MLRRKHRVGNLKQEREKITRYLQSFLSRVRDPEPREPGKADVEAGWKFWKKKDKDKEATTTTTETPSSTTAAPTTSKSAGKPAGKPSNGPNNVGSVVIGAGDPGLAIGVNSNGENIRNNARPGKPNPGTDVGLDIGGSRPARPGTGGKTGQGYREWAADLAGVGEPGRQPPKTPSQGPALAPGVAGPTPLPGTASRPQTPGAAPVTPAPRPQPQQPAPQSPGSRPSSVPGSPTSSPPGSPAGRPATLPGQPGSGGNQVSTLNVGPLKPSSTTPPPSRPGSPGTSGKTWADVAGGGSRPNSPTPSPRQPTYPNQPTYPNQPTYPNQPGQAQPRPQTPSQPGRTRTSGGAIAGGAIAGGAIAGGAIAAGAAGGKTGPPTTYSSNPTYSKGNAITDEDLEKLSEALFIKDNNNANRHITLNIQKQTSSSSTTDDASQPLFTVNPEAYQGPTIQKIITIYDNYQPDTNVNEHISPLQRQEESLLVDTLLSTNVMSAAMRFLADKGKIRKDYYEYKDTLRKIWFNLFSRGQGKIGSSGFEHVFMAELKNGQTGMEVVGLHNWIYYSKEEASGKVDYNGYLKKVDLADKGYILKIRTKYSGHDKPVTTLFVGTSPELEMALYTVCFYARPDANCPVSLGGTKFNIVTHKFRYRGNDLVGTAYPEI; this is translated from the exons CCGACGTCGAAGCAGGATGGAAGTTCTGGAAGAAGAAGGACAAGGACAAGGAGGCGACGACCACCACCACCGAGACACCCTCTAGCACAACCGCAGCGCCAACTACCAGCAAATCTGCCGGCAAACCAGCCGGAAAACCGTCGAACGGTCCGAATAACGTCGGCTCGGTGGTGATTGGCGCCGGAGACCCTGGTCTGGCGATCGGCGTCAATTCGAACGGAGAAAATATCAGAAACAACGCGAGACCCGGCAAACCGAACCCAGGAACGGACGTTGGCCTCGACATCGGCGGATCCAGGCCAGCGAGACCAGGAACCGGCGGCAAAACCGGTCAAGGTTACAGGGAATGGGCCGCGGACCTGGCCGGTGTCGGCGAACCCGGAAGACAACCGCCGAAGACCCCCAGCCAAGGACCGGCGCTCGCTCCTGGAG TCGCTGGACCAACGCCCCTCCCCGGTACCGCCTCAAGGCCGCAAACTCCGG GTGCTGCACCAGTCACTCCGGCGCCACGACCTCAGCCTCAGCAACCTGCACCGCAATCACCAG GTTCTAGACCCTCCTCCGTTCCTGGTAGCCCAACGTCCTCTCCACCAG GGTCGCCAGCTGGGAGACCAGCCACGTTACCAGGACAACCCGGATCCGGAGGCAATCAGGTGTCGACGTTGAACGTGGGTCCTCTGAAACCTAGCAGCACCACTCCACCACCCTCCAGGCCTGGAAGTCCCGGAACTTCTGGAAAAACGTGGGCGGACGTTGCCGGCGGTGGTAGCAGGCCCAACTCCCCGACTCCCTCCCCGAGGCAACCCACTTATCCGAATCAACCCACTTACCCGAATCAACCCACTTACCCGAATCAACCAG GACAGGCTCAGCCTAGACCGCAAACGCCCAGCCAACCTGGACGAACCAGGACTTCCGGAGGAGCGATCGCAGGTGGCGCAATCGCAGGTGGCGCGATCGCAGGTGGCGCCATAGCAGCCGGTGCCGCAGGAGGCAAGACCGGCCCTCCTACAACCTACTCGAGCAACCCTACGTACAGCAAGGGGAACGCTATCACGGACGAGGACCTGGAGAAGCTCTCCGAGGCTCTGTTCATCAAGGACAACAACAACGCGAACAGACACATAACCCTGAACATTCAGAAGCAGACGTCCAGCAGCAGCACCACCGACGACGCGTCCCAACC GTTGTTCACGGTGAACCCGGAAGCCTACCAAGGTCCCACGATCCAGAAAATAATAACGATCTACGATAACTACCAACcggacacgaacgtgaacgagCACATAAGCCCGTTGCAGAGGCAAGAGGAGAGTCTCCTGGTGGACACGTTGCTCAGCACGAACGTTATGTCCGCCGCGATGAGGTTCCTCGCGGACAAGGGGAAAATCCGGAAAGATTACTACGAGTACAAGGACACCTTGAGGAAGATATGGTTCAACCTGTTCTCCCGGGGACAGGGCAAGATCGGCAGCTCGGGATTCGAGCACGTGTTCATGGCGGAGCTGAAGAACGGCCAGACCGGCATGGAAGTGGTCGGTTTGCACAATTGGATCTACTACAGCAAGGAGGAGGCCAGCGGGAAGGTCGATTACAACGGGTACTTGAAGAAAGTTGACCTGGCGGAT AAAGGATACATCCTGAAGATTAGAACGAAATACAGCGGCCACGACAAACCCGTGACCACCTTGTTCGTTGGCACTTCGCCGGAGCTGGAAATGGCGCTGTACACGGTCTGCTTTTACGCGCGTCCAGACGCCAATTGCCCGGTGTCTCTCGGAGGGACAAAGTTCAACATCGTCACGCACAAATTTAGGTACAGGGGCAACGACCTCGTGGGAACAGCGTATCCCGAGATATAA
- the LOC143365791 gene encoding putative 2-oxoadipate dehydrogenase complex component E1 homolog, with protein sequence MHACSILRNARKHPRFRGTRWTSGNPSTGCVVAYRPRICARVYYHSERGVYGYRPRVSPQFQVPKEYLETRSKNSNFYRLVTAYREFGHKQANVDPVSAKKPTPLAELNPERFGLRLTDKVCFEGILTANKKEGTVEEALEFLDKTYSGTVGLEFSHLETEEEREWFAETAERCTADPLADRTRVAIAKQMLKSQAFDNFLAIKFVSLKRYGGEGAEAMMAFFHEFFKLCANDDLAYVVLCMPHRGRLNLLTGMLNLPPEKLFRKLRGLSEFPDGARATGDVISHLVSSTELDIDGKSLHVSTLRNPSHLEIVNPVSMGKTRGAMQAIEDGAYGEDENARWSDKALNIQVHGDAAYAGQGVNQECLALSQAPHFEIGGTIHLVVNNQLGFTTPASIGRSSRYCTDLAKMISAPVIHVNGDDPEMVVRATRLAFKYQRKFRKDVFVDLNCFRRWGHNELDDPTFTNPVVYRIIQNRSSVPDRYLDTLVKSNIFTLEEAKRTIDDHSAWLSQALKQVDAYVPEPACFEGFWKGMRQAEASVTQWDTGVDLGLLRFIAEKSVQVDDDSTIHPQLAKSHVQTRLRKATDDHRQGRLDWATGEALAIGSLLYQGYNVRISGQDVGRGTFSHRHAMFVDQATGDIRVPLNSMVEGQTGKLELANSILSEEAVLGYEYGLSIALPTTLTIWEAQFGDFFNGAQIVIDTFLTSGEAKWMLSSGLTVLLPHGYDGAGPEHSSCRIERFLQLTDSKEDKPDGDDVNMHVVNPTTPAQYFHLLRRQMVRNFRKPLIVVAPKILLRHNAATSSLQEMGPRTRFANVIGDEKAAEAGVDKIILASGKHFYALDNYRDTAEQKNVAIVRLETLCPFPVHELLEQLDRYKNARTFIWSQEEPQNMGPWSFVKPRFENLCGRRLQYCGRKPMAAPAVGEGQVHQQEAEEVIIKPFRMK encoded by the exons ATGCACGCCTGTTCCATCCTTCGGAACGCTCGAAAGCATCCGCGATTTCGAGGGACTCGATGGACAAGCGGTAATCCGAGCACAGGATGCGTAGTCGCTTATCGACCGAGGATCTGTGCTCGCGTCTACTATCACAGCGAGCGCGGTGTGTACGGATACAGGCCGCGGGTTTCACCACAATTCCAAG TGCCGAAAGAATATCTGGAGACGCGATCGAAGAACAGCAACTTCTACAGACTGGTCACCGCGTACAGAGAATTCGGTCACAAACAAGCCAACGTAGATCCCGTCTCTGCAAAGAAGCCAACTCCGCTCGCGGAATTGAATCCGGAAAGGTTTGGATTACGTTTGACGGACAAAGTATGTTTCGAAGGGATCCTAACGGCGAATAAAAAGGAAGGAACTGTGGAAGAGGCTTTGGAGTTCCTCGATAAGACCTACAGCGGTACCGTAGGTCTCGAGTTCAGCCACTTAGAG ACCGAGGAGGAAAGAGAATGGTTCGCGGAAACCGCGGAACGGTGCACGGCCGATCCCCTTGCCGATCGAACGAGAGTGGCTATCGCGAAACAGATGCTGAAAAGCCAAGCCTTCGACAACTTCCTAGCCATCAAGTTCGTCAGCTTGAAAAGATACGGAGGCGAAGGCGCCGAGGCTATGATGGCCTTCTTCCACGAGTTTTTTAAACTGTGCGCAAACG ACGACTTGGCGTACGTTGTTCTCTGCATGCCGCACCGTGGTCGGCTCAACTTGCTCACCGGTATGCTAAATCTTCCGCCGGAGAAGCTGTTCCGCAAGCTCCGGGGACTCTCCGAGTTTCCGGATGGAGCGAGAGCGACCGGCGACGTGATCAGTCACTTGGTGTCCTCCACCGAGCTCGATATCGACGGGAAGAGCCTTCACGTGTCGACGCTGAGGAATCCTTCCCACTTGGAGATAGTGAATCCCGTGTCCATGGGGAAGACGCGAGGAGCGATGCAGGCTATCGAAGACGGAGCTTACGGCGAAGACGAGAACGCCCGGTGGAGCGACAAAGCGTTGAACATTCAGGTTCACGGGGATGCCGCTTATGCTGGCCAAGGCGTCAACCAAGAGTGCTTGGCCTTGTCCCAGGCCCCGCACTTCGAAATAGGTGGAACGATTCACTTGGTCGTGAACAATCAACTGGGATTCACCACGCCGGCTTCCATAGGCAGGTCGTCCAGATACTGTACGGACCTGGCGAAGATGATCTCCGCTCCGGTGATCCACGTCAACGGAGACGATCCCGAG ATGGTCGTCCGAGCCACTAGACTCGCGTTCAAGTACCAACGGAAGTTCAGGAAGGACGTGTTCGTGGACCTGAATTGCTTCAGAAGATGGGGTCACAACGAGCTGGACGATCCAACGTTCACGAACCCTGTTGTCTATCGAATCATACAGAACCGTTC ATCGGTACCGGATCGATACTTAGATACACTGGTAAAGTCTAACATTTTTACCCTGGAGGAAGCTAAGCGCACGATCGACGATCACAGCGCTTGGTTGAGCCAAGCTCTGAAACAGGTGGACGCTTACGTACCGGAGCCCGCGTGCTTCGAAGGTTTCTGGAAGGGAATGCGGCAAGCTGAGGCAAGCGTGACTCAGTGGGACACAGGCGTCGACCTGGGTCTCTTGAGATTCATCGCCGAGAAGAGTGTTCAAGTCGACGACGATTCG ACGATCCATCCACAATTAGCAAAGAGCCACGTTCAAACCAGACTGAGAAAAGCAACCGACGACCATCGGCAAGGTCGCCTGGACTGGGCCACCGGCGAAGCATTGGCCATCGGAAGTCTGCTGTACCAAGGTTACAATGTCAGAATAAGCGGGCAGGACGTGGGCCGAGGAACGTTCTCCCATAGGCACGCCATGTTCGTCGATCAAGCAACCGGAG ACATACGGGTACCCCTAAACTCGATGGTCGAGGGTCAAACGGGAAAGCTGGAATTGGCTAACAGCATTCTGTCGGAAGAAGCGGTTCTGGGTTACGAGTACGGATTGAGCATAGCTCTACCGACAACCTTGACCATCTGGGAAGCACAGTTCGGTGATTTCTTCAACGGAGCACAGATCGTGATAGACACCTTTCTGACTAGCGGCGAAGCGAAATGGATGTTAAGCAGCGGTCTGACCGTTCTTCTACCGCACGGTTACGACGGCGCTGGCCCCGAACACAGCTCCTGCAGAATAGAGAGGTTTTTACAGCTCACCGATAGCAAAGAGGACAAACCGGATGGTGATGACGTGAACATGCATGTCGTGAACCCTACAACCCCGGCGCAGTACTTTCACTTACTCAGGAGACAA ATGGTAAGAAATTTCCGAAAACCTTTAATCGTCGTGGCTCCGAAAATATTGTTACGTCACAATGCCGCGACGTCGTCGTTACAAGAAATGGGCCCACGAACGAGGTTCGCGAATGTCATAG GAGATGAGAAAGCGGCGGAAGCAGGCGTGGACAAGATCATTCTAGCGAGCGGAAAACATTTCTATGCTCTCGATAATTATAGAGACACCGCGGAACAGAAAAACGTAGCCATCGTTAGGCTGGAGACTTTGTGCCCCTTTCCAGTTCATGAATTATTGGAACAGCTCGACAGATATAAAAACGCAAGAA CTTTCATATGGAGCCAAGAAGAACCACAAAACATGGGGCCGTGGAGCTTTGTGAAACCTCGTTTCGAAAATTTGTGCGGCAGACGT TTACAATATTGCGGTCGCAAACCTATGGCTGCCCCAGCTGTCGGCGAAGGGCAGGTGCATCAACAGGAAGCTGAGGAAGTTATTATTAAGCCTTTTAGAATGAAATGA
- the Sirt2 gene encoding sirtuin 2 isoform X2, protein MSERNDDTENETKLNEEAKDSSSTREEVEDSDMEMIREYLGQMLLRFFDSPPCDGQSQKKVLRELSIDGIVDYIKENEDIKIVTMAGAGISTSAGIPDFRSPSSGLYHNLKKYNLPYPQAIFEVSYFMENPEPFFTLAKELLPEGFKPTPCHYFIRLLWQKGLLLRHYTQNIDTLERIAGLPPEKLVEAHGTFHTGQCLKCKTTYTLPWMKKKIVEDTVPKCEKCKDGVVKPDVVLFGELLSQRFDHLIEQDFPQADLLIIMGSSLVVQPFASLVDRVRPSCPRLLINKEKVGMQDRLSRFLGLRQGFVFDTKDSHCGRDVAWLGDCDTGCRMLAEKMGWGDELTDLVKREHERLDAENAKKD, encoded by the exons ATGTCCGAGCGTAACGATGACACAGAAAATG AGACGAAATTAAATGAGGAGGCAAAAGACAGTTCTTCGACACGGGAAGAGGTAGAAGATTCCGACATGGAAATGATTCGAGAATATTTAGGACAAATGTTGTTAAGGTTTTTCGATTCACCGCCGTGCGATGGACAGTCTCAGAAAAAGGTTCTTCGTGAGCTCAGCATAGATGGGATTGTAGACTATATCAAGGAAAACGAAGACATCAAAATTGTTACAATGGCTGGAGCTGGTATATCCACGT CTGCAGGTATACCTGACTTTCGATCGCCGTCTAGCGGGCTATATCATAACTTGAAGAAGTACAACTTACCTTATCCTCAAGCTATTTTCGAAGTTAGTTATTTTATGGAGAATCCAGAGCCCTTTTTCACGCTTGCAAAAGAATTATTGCCCGAAGGCTTCAAGCCAACCCCGTGTCACTACTTTATACGACTCCTGTGGCAAAAAGGATTACTCTTAAGGCATTACACGCAAAATATCGATACATTAGAAAGAATCGCAGGCTTGCCTCCTGAAAAATTGGTCGAAGCACACGGAACTTTTCATACCGGACAGTGTCTCAAGTGTAAAACAACGTATACTTTGCCATGGATGAAAA AGAAAATTGTCGAAGATACTGTACCAAAGTGTGAGAAATGCAAAGACGGTGTAGTGAAACCCGATGTTGTATTATTCGGGGAATTGTTGTCGCAACGTTTCGATCATCTCATCGAACAGGACTTCCCGCAAGCGGATCTACTGATAATAATGGGATCCAGTTTGGTTGTTCAACCGTTTGCATCGTTGGTAGACAG AGTACGACCTAGCTGTCCACGTTTACTCATTAATAAAGAGAAAGTGGGAATGCAAGATCGTTTGTCACGGTTCCTGGGACTACGGCAGGGATTCGTCTTCGACACGAAAGATTCTCACTGTGGACGCGACGTTGCCTGGTTAGGCGATTGCGATACCGGTTGCAGAATGTTAGCAGAGAAAATGGGTTGGGGG GACGAATTGACAGACCTTGTAAAAAGGGAACACGAACGATTGGACGCTGAAAATGCTAAGAAGGATTAg
- the Sirt2 gene encoding sirtuin 2 isoform X1: MLPQIIFPLTTSRLRQLFVHHLWQKHLFTYFCSKTKLNEEAKDSSSTREEVEDSDMEMIREYLGQMLLRFFDSPPCDGQSQKKVLRELSIDGIVDYIKENEDIKIVTMAGAGISTSAGIPDFRSPSSGLYHNLKKYNLPYPQAIFEVSYFMENPEPFFTLAKELLPEGFKPTPCHYFIRLLWQKGLLLRHYTQNIDTLERIAGLPPEKLVEAHGTFHTGQCLKCKTTYTLPWMKKKIVEDTVPKCEKCKDGVVKPDVVLFGELLSQRFDHLIEQDFPQADLLIIMGSSLVVQPFASLVDRVRPSCPRLLINKEKVGMQDRLSRFLGLRQGFVFDTKDSHCGRDVAWLGDCDTGCRMLAEKMGWGDELTDLVKREHERLDAENAKKD, translated from the exons ATGCTTCCACAAATCATATTTCCTTTAACCACCAGTCGTCTACGACAATTATTTGTGCATCATCTCTGGCAAAAGCATCTATTCACATATTTTTGTTCGA AGACGAAATTAAATGAGGAGGCAAAAGACAGTTCTTCGACACGGGAAGAGGTAGAAGATTCCGACATGGAAATGATTCGAGAATATTTAGGACAAATGTTGTTAAGGTTTTTCGATTCACCGCCGTGCGATGGACAGTCTCAGAAAAAGGTTCTTCGTGAGCTCAGCATAGATGGGATTGTAGACTATATCAAGGAAAACGAAGACATCAAAATTGTTACAATGGCTGGAGCTGGTATATCCACGT CTGCAGGTATACCTGACTTTCGATCGCCGTCTAGCGGGCTATATCATAACTTGAAGAAGTACAACTTACCTTATCCTCAAGCTATTTTCGAAGTTAGTTATTTTATGGAGAATCCAGAGCCCTTTTTCACGCTTGCAAAAGAATTATTGCCCGAAGGCTTCAAGCCAACCCCGTGTCACTACTTTATACGACTCCTGTGGCAAAAAGGATTACTCTTAAGGCATTACACGCAAAATATCGATACATTAGAAAGAATCGCAGGCTTGCCTCCTGAAAAATTGGTCGAAGCACACGGAACTTTTCATACCGGACAGTGTCTCAAGTGTAAAACAACGTATACTTTGCCATGGATGAAAA AGAAAATTGTCGAAGATACTGTACCAAAGTGTGAGAAATGCAAAGACGGTGTAGTGAAACCCGATGTTGTATTATTCGGGGAATTGTTGTCGCAACGTTTCGATCATCTCATCGAACAGGACTTCCCGCAAGCGGATCTACTGATAATAATGGGATCCAGTTTGGTTGTTCAACCGTTTGCATCGTTGGTAGACAG AGTACGACCTAGCTGTCCACGTTTACTCATTAATAAAGAGAAAGTGGGAATGCAAGATCGTTTGTCACGGTTCCTGGGACTACGGCAGGGATTCGTCTTCGACACGAAAGATTCTCACTGTGGACGCGACGTTGCCTGGTTAGGCGATTGCGATACCGGTTGCAGAATGTTAGCAGAGAAAATGGGTTGGGGG GACGAATTGACAGACCTTGTAAAAAGGGAACACGAACGATTGGACGCTGAAAATGCTAAGAAGGATTAg
- the LOC143365803 gene encoding uncharacterized protein LOC143365803 isoform X2 — protein sequence MRIKGATVFLALLALSLIVADVEAGWKFWKKKDKDKEATTTTTETPSSTTAAPTTSKSAGKPAGKPSNGPNNVGSVVIGAGDPGLAIGVNSNGENIRNNARPGKPNPGTDVGLDIGGSRPARPGTGGKTGQGYREWAADLAGVGEPGRQPPKTPSQGPALAPGVAGPTPLPGTASRPQTPGAAPVTPAPRPQPQQPAPQSPGSRPSSVPGSPTSSPPGSPAGRPATLPGQPGSGGNQVSTLNVGPLKPSSTTPPPSRPGSPGTSGKTWADVAGGGSRPNSPTPSPRQPTYPNQPTYPNQPTYPNQPGQAQPRPQTPSQPGRTRTSGGAIAGGAIAGGAIAGGAIAAGAAGGKTGPPTTYSSNPTYSKGNAITDEDLEKLSEALFIKDNNNANRHITLNIQKQTSSSSTTDDASQPLFTVNPEAYQGPTIQKIITIYDNYQPDTNVNEHISPLQRQEESLLVDTLLSTNVMSAAMRFLADKGKIRKDYYEYKDTLRKIWFNLFSRGQGKIGSSGFEHVFMAELKNGQTGMEVVGLHNWIYYSKEEASGKVDYNGYLKKVDLADKGYILKIRTKYSGHDKPVTTLFVGTSPELEMALYTVCFYARPDANCPVSLGGTKFNIVTHKFRYRGNDLVGTAYPEI from the exons CCGACGTCGAAGCAGGATGGAAGTTCTGGAAGAAGAAGGACAAGGACAAGGAGGCGACGACCACCACCACCGAGACACCCTCTAGCACAACCGCAGCGCCAACTACCAGCAAATCTGCCGGCAAACCAGCCGGAAAACCGTCGAACGGTCCGAATAACGTCGGCTCGGTGGTGATTGGCGCCGGAGACCCTGGTCTGGCGATCGGCGTCAATTCGAACGGAGAAAATATCAGAAACAACGCGAGACCCGGCAAACCGAACCCAGGAACGGACGTTGGCCTCGACATCGGCGGATCCAGGCCAGCGAGACCAGGAACCGGCGGCAAAACCGGTCAAGGTTACAGGGAATGGGCCGCGGACCTGGCCGGTGTCGGCGAACCCGGAAGACAACCGCCGAAGACCCCCAGCCAAGGACCGGCGCTCGCTCCTGGAG TCGCTGGACCAACGCCCCTCCCCGGTACCGCCTCAAGGCCGCAAACTCCGG GTGCTGCACCAGTCACTCCGGCGCCACGACCTCAGCCTCAGCAACCTGCACCGCAATCACCAG GTTCTAGACCCTCCTCCGTTCCTGGTAGCCCAACGTCCTCTCCACCAG GGTCGCCAGCTGGGAGACCAGCCACGTTACCAGGACAACCCGGATCCGGAGGCAATCAGGTGTCGACGTTGAACGTGGGTCCTCTGAAACCTAGCAGCACCACTCCACCACCCTCCAGGCCTGGAAGTCCCGGAACTTCTGGAAAAACGTGGGCGGACGTTGCCGGCGGTGGTAGCAGGCCCAACTCCCCGACTCCCTCCCCGAGGCAACCCACTTATCCGAATCAACCCACTTACCCGAATCAACCCACTTACCCGAATCAACCAG GACAGGCTCAGCCTAGACCGCAAACGCCCAGCCAACCTGGACGAACCAGGACTTCCGGAGGAGCGATCGCAGGTGGCGCAATCGCAGGTGGCGCGATCGCAGGTGGCGCCATAGCAGCCGGTGCCGCAGGAGGCAAGACCGGCCCTCCTACAACCTACTCGAGCAACCCTACGTACAGCAAGGGGAACGCTATCACGGACGAGGACCTGGAGAAGCTCTCCGAGGCTCTGTTCATCAAGGACAACAACAACGCGAACAGACACATAACCCTGAACATTCAGAAGCAGACGTCCAGCAGCAGCACCACCGACGACGCGTCCCAACC GTTGTTCACGGTGAACCCGGAAGCCTACCAAGGTCCCACGATCCAGAAAATAATAACGATCTACGATAACTACCAACcggacacgaacgtgaacgagCACATAAGCCCGTTGCAGAGGCAAGAGGAGAGTCTCCTGGTGGACACGTTGCTCAGCACGAACGTTATGTCCGCCGCGATGAGGTTCCTCGCGGACAAGGGGAAAATCCGGAAAGATTACTACGAGTACAAGGACACCTTGAGGAAGATATGGTTCAACCTGTTCTCCCGGGGACAGGGCAAGATCGGCAGCTCGGGATTCGAGCACGTGTTCATGGCGGAGCTGAAGAACGGCCAGACCGGCATGGAAGTGGTCGGTTTGCACAATTGGATCTACTACAGCAAGGAGGAGGCCAGCGGGAAGGTCGATTACAACGGGTACTTGAAGAAAGTTGACCTGGCGGAT AAAGGATACATCCTGAAGATTAGAACGAAATACAGCGGCCACGACAAACCCGTGACCACCTTGTTCGTTGGCACTTCGCCGGAGCTGGAAATGGCGCTGTACACGGTCTGCTTTTACGCGCGTCCAGACGCCAATTGCCCGGTGTCTCTCGGAGGGACAAAGTTCAACATCGTCACGCACAAATTTAGGTACAGGGGCAACGACCTCGTGGGAACAGCGTATCCCGAGATATAA